In one Campylobacter insulaenigrae NCTC 12927 genomic region, the following are encoded:
- a CDS encoding class I SAM-dependent methyltransferase, with amino-acid sequence MLDYIVRKKCAVGCSEKLEILSKVKFPVFCGCVLDDRELDLIAEEEVVISQDGVVQLKKLIPLEILYASGHDSGATGLIWNQHHEEFSKFILNFEPKNVLEIGGGHGKLAKHCLENSDINWTIMEPNPTHKNPKVQYIESFFNATDLKHGVYDTIIHSHTLEHIYDPHNFLSEICTLLNGGGYMIFSIPNLKEYLKNKWINCISFEHSILMTEKIVEFLLLKNKFKIKYKKYFLKHSIFYCVEKDQNISSNGVYLYNEYKENKRMFLSMKQYYQNKISELNVIFQQNANKTMYLFGAHTFSQYLIYNGLYIKNIKNILDNNKNKWNKRLYGTELFVKDPQIIKNDNNVLVILNCGIYNDEIEIDILKICNCEIIKI; translated from the coding sequence ATGTTAGATTATATAGTTCGTAAAAAGTGTGCTGTAGGATGTAGTGAAAAATTGGAGATTTTATCTAAAGTTAAGTTTCCAGTGTTTTGTGGATGTGTACTAGATGATAGAGAATTGGACTTAATTGCCGAAGAAGAGGTTGTGATATCGCAAGATGGTGTGGTGCAATTAAAGAAATTGATTCCTCTAGAAATCTTGTATGCCAGTGGACATGATTCAGGGGCTACAGGATTGATATGGAATCAACATCATGAAGAATTTTCAAAATTTATTTTGAATTTTGAGCCTAAGAATGTTTTAGAAATTGGCGGAGGTCATGGAAAACTTGCCAAGCATTGTCTGGAAAATTCTGATATTAATTGGACTATAATGGAACCTAATCCAACGCATAAAAACCCAAAAGTACAATATATAGAGTCTTTTTTTAATGCTACTGATTTAAAACATGGAGTGTATGATACGATCATTCATTCTCATACTCTTGAACATATTTATGATCCTCATAATTTTTTAAGTGAGATTTGTACATTACTAAATGGGGGGGGGTATATGATATTTTCCATCCCTAATTTGAAAGAATATTTAAAAAATAAGTGGATTAATTGCATTAGTTTTGAACATAGCATATTAATGACAGAAAAAATTGTTGAATTCTTATTACTCAAAAATAAATTTAAGATAAAATACAAAAAATATTTTTTAAAACATAGTATATTTTATTGTGTAGAGAAAGATCAGAATATAAGCTCCAATGGAGTATATTTATATAATGAATATAAAGAAAATAAACGGATGTTTTTAAGTATGAAGCAATATTATCAAAATAAAATATCTGAATTAAATGTAATATTTCAACAAAATGCTAATAAAACTATGTATCTATTTGGTGCACATACCTTTAGTCAATATTTAATATACAATGGTTTATATATAAAAAATATAAAAAATATACTAGATAATAATAAAAATAAATGGAATAAGAGATTGTATGGTACTGAATTATTTGTAAAAGATCCTCAAATAATAAAAAATGATAATAATGTTTTAGTGATTTTAAATTGTGGTATTTATAATGATGAAATTGAAATTGATATCTTAAAAATATGTAATTGTGAAATAATTAAAATTTAA